The Kwoniella dejecticola CBS 10117 chromosome 6, complete sequence sequence GAAAGAAGGTTCTAAGTCACAACAGATTGtcatatcagctcatgtTCTGCTTCCCTGTGCTCATGATTCCACGACGTTCCTGCTTTCTGGATTTTAATTCGCCTTGGCTGAGTATTCCTTGCAAGTGGGAGgaagctgaactcacctgccaTCCTTATTGAACTCATCACTCCAAACCAACTGATAATCCTCCCCATCAAAGCCTACTCTACTATACGCCGTATCCGGTGTATCCGCATCGATCAAACTTGGAAATCCTGCAATTTGCGGTACTTGTCCAGTCGAGTTGATTCCTCCTAGATTATACGCTCCGTTCGATCTCAATTCGTTGCCCGTATAAAAGTCTATTATCGGATATCCAGCAAACAAGGCTATGATAGCGACAGCTAATAATGCTAGACATCCGATATTCGTAGCGCCTCGCAAGGTGAACAGTGATCCTCTTTCGTGCTGTAAGACGAGCGAAACTCGAATTATCAGTTCTTCTTACTTTCTTGAATCGTGTGTAAGAAGTTGCAGTCATGGGTGTGAATTGTGAGACAGATTTCTGCTCACGCTGATCTTGCCATCTCGCTTCGGATCTGGATTATGCAACCAATCGTCCGCCTCGGGATTCCCATCGAACGCCGCATATCCTACATGTTCGCCTGTTCCCCATGGCCGTTGATCTCCACCACTTATTGGTGCGCCAGGTCCACTGTTCGCTGAGGCAGTCGGTAAGAGGGATGTTGTCGGTAGGATGGGCTGAGAAGATACTCTTGGACCATATCGCCGAGAGTCCGAGGGCTGTAGCGCATAAGGTCAAAATCATGTCAAGTCAGCTATGTGAAGGAAATCCTCATCGAACTAGCTGACGCAGATGACGAACAGTACGGGTATGTAGTTGGGAAGTAGATGATTCTCCGTTCtttggtggaagaggtggagcTGTGTCGTTTAACGGTACAGCCTGATACGACATCCCGATGAGTCCAGTAGGTTGCTGTGTGGGAGAGCAGTGCGATGCTAAATGAGTGTTAATGATGGTGggcaaagaggaaacagATTGCGCAGAAcatgaagttgatgatacAAGTGGAAAAGAAAGGATCGGATGAGGGAGAATGATGGCCAACCGAATGCGGGAAGAGGGTAAAAAGTGAAGtgaagcgaagaggagaagagaaaggaagaaaggaagtgAAGGGATTTCATACATGGTGGTGGAAATAAACAAAGTAGTGAATTAGTGTCAAGCAATGCACGGATCACTTGGGATGTCAAAGTCACTTTCCTTTTACATGCGGTCAAAGCGTCATCTCATAGGGTTAATAGTGAGGAAAGCGATGAGTAACGTTGGATGATGTTGAACTCCGTTTCTGAACGTCCGCATCAGGGTATGGGTATAGATAAAACTTCCGAGTACACCTTCCGAACGAAATACGGGGTATGGATGGTATGGGGGAATGACGTTTCAGATGTCcaggaagaaagatggaaggaggagacgGATGCCAGAGACGTTGCATGCCAAGACCGTAAATGAGAGGAATTCATTGAAAGACACATCGAACCCGGAAAAGCACTTCTGATGAATTTCACTCACACTCAGACGTCCATTTGCATCACTAGGTAACCTCATCCTACTACCAATTCCATGACTTCTTGTAGGTTCGTACCCCTTCATCCCTATGCCCCTTCTGCATCGATGTTCAGGCGAACGCAGCACGATCAATCACCAGTGTTGGGTTTCTGAAGGTGGGATTATCGAGCAATTTTCTTTTTCTCACCAGCCGCTCTTGTCCTCAGTGATCCCATCCTCAGGCTCATCCGTGTTATATATAGGCCACGACATCCTCGGCGAGCAGGCGATCCCTCATACTAAACAACCGCTTGATGAAAAGTGTAAATCGCGCACGTCCTTTATCCTCGTCCCCAAAGGAAGGGACCGACAGATCGGTGCTGGGTCTGAAAGGTTTAGCgtgtccatatccatgtcCTCGTCGATCCTTCCCGCTCCCCTCAGCGGCTATTTGATTGCTGTCGTCCATTACAACATCCCGAAAGAGCTGTGTAGGGGCGAAAGGCATGACATGACCTAAGcgcgaggtgagttttgcgGTAGtgatcatcccatcccagTGTTTCACGTTGCCCCTGTTCGGTGAACATCTGAATACTCCAAATTGTCGCTCGATACGATGAGACGAGCCGAATCCACTCATGCTGAGATTCCATAAAAGGGCTGGCTGTACGAGTACAACTCAGATTGACACGAGCGAGCTATCTTACTGCTTGATGTCCACCTTCGACCCAGGTTCGTAAACAAGCTTAAATCCAGTGTCAAGTTCGTTTCAGGACAAGCGGAGATATCCGGCGGTCAAGTGGATCGCTTCTAGGTGTTTGACTGAGTTTGATCTTACACCAGGTCAGGGAGTCTTTTCTGTCGGAAGTATAGATAGCTCAAGAGGGCTATTCCTGTCATATCAATGGAGTTGCTCGCCAACAGCGTATGACAGTACATGACCTGGTCAATCCAACGAGTATATCACATCTTACTGATATTGCCTCCACTCTTACCCAAACAATTGCGCTCGAAACGTGATCGTTCCCGgcgagatcatcaatcatgcACATCCTCAGTCCCTACTGTAGCCTGGTACAGATGCAGATACAGACGCACCATCCTTGCACTTGTACATACCGAAACAGGGCGGAGCGTACGAGCAAGTGCAGCAGTAACCAATAACGTAAACCCCTCTCACATgcctgcttcagcttgatgatccaCCTCCACTTTAGCATGTTTGGTTCGGTGGATCCGGTAGCCGGAAAAGCGGACGGGCCGACGGTGGATCTTCTTCCCGCGTAGTTACCAGCTATCACTCGATATAAGATTAACATGACGACGGTGGTCAGAGGGGTCTTCTATGCTCAATACAACGTCTGATAGGACCGGACAAGTTCATATCACATATTAAACAATATAGGACCACATAGAGACCACACAAGCGACAACGCACAATGTCAAAGCAAGCTACACAGGAGAAATTAGCTGGACGAGTGGGTATTGTGGGAACGGGACATCGAGcgagggtgagtctgcttcttccatctgAATACCAGATACCTGCCCCGTAAACCAGTGGATTGGGGCTCGTTGTGCAACAAAGAAGTTGGCGACTAATGTTCTTTCGTCTGTGACCATAGCTCTACACCCACTCCGTCGCGTCTCGACCCCAACTCGAACTAGTCGCGCTATGCGATACCAACTCGGATCGAATGGATCATCATAATGGGCTTTTGAAAGAACATGGTCGACCAGAAGCTAAGAAATATGCAGCTGTACGTCTGCATTTGCCTCTCTCTAAAACCCGCATCATCATGTTATATGTCGCGTGCCCACAAATCAATCTATTCAGCTAGAAacccgaagatgatgacagCTGATGATAAATTTGTCTTTTTTGGGATAAATAGGAAGATTTCAATAAGATGCTCGACGAGCAGAAGCTCGATATCTTGGTAGTCACCACTATCGACTACACGCACGATCTGTATATCGTACCTGCCGTGAAGAGGGGTATCAAAGTCCTGACTGAGAAGCCCATGACTACGTGAGTAGACCTACATCGGAGTCTTCAGTTTGCAATCAGCCGcagtcgagctgatctgatatgGGTGATGACAGCGACGTCGAGAAATGTAAGAAGATCTTATCGGCTGTGGAGGAGAACAAGGGATCtgtccaaggtgagttgctgCTCTATTTTAATGCTCGGTAGGAAAGTCGATATGCTGATCGGAAGAGGTCTTTAGTATTGTTCAATTACCGATATAACCCGGTCCATTGGAAAGTTGCGGAAGTGATTGCTCAAGGGAAGATCGGGAATGTCAAGTCTGTCCACTTTGAATGGTTGCTGGTGAGTCTTTCAAAGAATCATAGCTGCTCAGTGGTAACAACGCTAATCACGGGACATCTCTAGGACACTGTCCACGGGGCGGACTACTTCAGACGATGGCACAGATACAAAGACAGATCCGGAGGATTGATGGTCCAcaaatcatctcatcatgtGGGTGGCCTTCTCTTCTACCCCTCTACTCCTATACTATGGAAATATTGCCAGCGTGCGAAATAGATGGACAagtatcaagctgatcgttgGGCGCTGGATGCAGTTCGACTTGGTCAATTTCTGGATCAACTCCAAACCAGCTTCCGTATTCGGTATGGGCGCTTTATCGTTCTACGGGACCGAGCAAGGCAAGAAATCAGGCTGGGCCAGAGACTACGACAGGGCCAGAGGATCCAAAGAGGCTGAGACTGATCCGTTCGCCATCCaccttgaggatgatgcgggGTTGAAAGCTCTCTACCATAATGCTGAGCACATCGGTGAGTCTCGCGTCACCCAGAACATAGAGGTAGATTACCCGTTCAGCAATGATGGGCTGACTCTCGTGATCTCTTTCAGACAATTACCACCGAGATATGAATGTGTTCGCGGATGATATCACcatcgaagatgatatgtCGGTACTTGTGCATTATGAGTCGGGGGTCAATATGACATATCACCTGACTGCTTATTCTGTGAGTCCagcctcttcgtcttcttcattcatcatgtGGCTTCTGGCTACTGCTACGTCAGCGAACGGAAAGAGGGGGAACACGACTAATTGAGAGTCAATGAATCACCACAGCCATGGGAAGGATACAGAGTCATGTTTAATGGTGATCAAGGTCGACTCGAAGTTGAATGTATCGAATCAACCCACCGAGTCCcagggaagaaaggcggTGGTGCCGAGGGCGTGGTCCACGGAGAAAAGGCTCTGAAGAATGAGGGACATAACAAGATTACTCTGCAAAAGTTGTGGGgtgagaaagaggatgtgcCTTTCGTATGGGCTACAGGGGGGCATGGTAAGTTGCTGTTTCCTGAATCGATGAGCAAATTCCAGAAATCTGCAAGTGAAGAACGAGGCTTATACGATGTGATGGACCGTAGGTGGAGGAGACGAAGCGATGTTAGATCAGATATTCGGCCCCATCCCAGGCCAAGAAGAGCACAAGTCCCCCATCGATCGACTCTCAGCGGACCAGACGGACGGTGCGTTGGCTATGGCAGTTGGACTAGCGGCGAATGAAAGTTTCAAGACTGGGCAATTGGTgcagatcaaggaattgCTAGGTAGACAGTTGTAGGCGTAGGATCTAGCACATTCTTGGGCGATGAAGGGCATTTGTAAGCTGTGATGCATAGGTTGATGACTTAACTGTACGACACCGTACGGGACTGGTCGACGTGTACATTGCCTCCGGAGCTCATGACGCAGTGAACAATTGGACGATGCGTCCTTTCTCTTGTCTTGGATCGGAGGTCTCGAGCGGCAAATCGTCCTTTCATTGATGAAACACCTACAGTACTGCATGAATGCTGCCAATTACCGACATGCTTCTGAGTGCACCACGAGTCAGTGTCAGTAATGTGCTCCAATATTCGGTTGAGCCCACATCGCGTGTGTCCATTTTCAATTGCACTCATACCGTGTGCTCACATTCCAGCAAGAAAAGCTCATCAACAAGCTAGCTCTAGTCTTCTGGTGAGAATATCCCTAAAGTCAGCTAGCAGCATGGATAAGTATTATCCCTATCACTCTCCTCCCGAGGACCAGAGCCGCGCCCTCGACACGCAATATGCAGATCCCACAGCCGACCTGGATGTGGACATGGACGATCCATCGTGGTGGGACCCAGAGCATGCAAAGTGGCAGACGACTTTGACTGAGCCTGACCTCGTCTCGTATCCGACTGGTTACGACTATGCTCTGAACACTAATGCTGGGGAGAGCTTGTACCCTGCCAGAACATCTTTCGGTGGCGCTCAAACAATCCTGTTCGCTGCCAATCAAGCGCCCACTCATGCGTTAGGGCAGAGGCAGAATTCCGGGAGCACTGCCGATCAGCATCacgaaaacgaagaaagatggaATACCCCACATGAACACTCATCGATCGTCCCCTGTGAGAGTACTGACTCGGCTCCTCATCCTGGTAAGCAGAAATCCAAGACAACGAGGACAGCTAGAACATCTTCGAAGGAGACATCACATGGTACTTTCTTCGGAAACATCGCCTCGATGGACCCACAATACGAGGAATCAGCACGACACCTTCTAGCGAATGCCAAATGGGAAACGTATCCCAAGTTGAGTGATTTCGACAAAAGTATTCTGGGTGAGTGCATCGTCACTTCACTAATTATGTTACTGCCCGCAAGAAATGGTATTTAATTGTAATACGATACTCGCCAGGGGATCGTATACTCTTGCCGCAGGCCGACGGCACGTTCCACGAGCGATATTACCTTTGTCCGTGCCCATCGCACGGTAAATATCCGGAACCGTTCAAATGGAAGGCGAGAGAGAACGATTTTGTGACTGCGACAGGAATTTCGTGGTTGAAATCGAAATGCGTGAGTTGGCCTCTATTCACACGCCCTCCGATCGCTCTCGCTCATCCGGAGATGTGCTTTACATAGATGCACTCTGCTTGTTGTATGAGTGCCTCCGAAGAGACTTTCGGAGAAACTCATGTGACCGAGATCCGTGAGCTTCAGAGGCGAAGGACGAAGGGATCTTATAGACGATTGATCGAGAGAGGCGGCAAGAAAAAGCGATACCCGCCGGAATCGTCGGAGTGAAATCCTAGGTATGATTGATCCGGTATGGGAATGAGACATGCGGCCATTTGAACTGTCAGATAGGCTTCTTGTTTCGTCGTATCATTGTCAGAATGATCACgtcaggatgaagagctttCGGATGATGACTTTTGGGCAGTAATGAATGCACGGATTTGTATCGGTGGATGACTGCAGGTTGACATATGGGCGTGTCATATTAAGCACCATCGAAATGCATGCTCCATCCTCCCTCCACATATCTACGATACGCTACGTCTAATGAAAGAGCAGCATACGCTtactcctcatcctcaacttcgTCTTGGTCGACCTTGAAGTATCGGAGAGAGTAGGTGTCCTTGGCGGTAGCGACGACTCTGCGAGCATAGTACGTCAGCATAGTCCAGATGAATACCCTGCTTCGCTTGCACAAAGGATAGTAAGACTCTACAACTTACCGAAGGAAATTCTCGAAAGAGTTCTTCTTAAGGTGCTTCTTGGTGAGGTACTTGAGGTATCTCTTAGAGAAGGGGATAGAAGAGGTAAGGACGAGCTTGTTACCTGGAACCAGGGGATTGGCATTAGTCACTGGTATATAGCTGGAGATACCGTTCATTGGTCACATGCGCCCACTCACCCTCCTTGGCAATGGTGATTTTGTCACCTAATTGACCAGCTTTGCCCTCAACCTTGATTCTGTCATGGAGGAACTTCTCGAAGGCAGCCAAGTCGAAGACGTTATCGTTGACGGGGACGGAAGCGTCGACGTAGAACTTGTGGAGGGGCTTGCCGGCGGCAGCGGTCTTGGAGGCGGCAGGAGCTTTGGGCTGTGCGTGCGTGAACATTAGAGAGAGGTTAGCATGGGTATCAGACGAAACATATCGGTCAGTCAGGCAGGCAGTGCGAATCTCTGGCATTTCTGCTCGTTGTGAGTGCGAGCAAGATGTTACATGGCATGCGATGTGTAGTGTAGGGTCATTACGGGGGGTCGGAGAGACGAGGACGCACCATTGTGTCTACTGATTTCAGCAAAACGGTGCTTGTTTTTAAGATTAAGGATATTtgggttgaagaagaagaaatacaaAAGCAAGAATGGACGCTTCACTGAAAATGCTAAATGCATGCAACGCAAAAATTGCTCGATGAATGGAAAGAGCCACGTGGCGCAGATTTTGGTCAGTTGAAGTATAAAACGCCGCGAAGTTCCGAAACAACCAGCAAAGGGGAcaatttgattccgcttgGTGGCAATACCCCGCTAGGTGGCAATACGGTGGCAGCTCTAATCTGTTAGAGCGCTGGAACTCGCATTCCGGCGTCTCTTGGCCGCTGCGCGCGATTCGAATTCCtcggacttcttcttcctctctgCTTGTAGCTGATCCGCTGTAGCTGGTATGACCTCAGCCAAAGCACTTCGACACGTCACATCGTAGTTCTGTGCGGCGGACCGACGCCAGCTTAGATCCCTCTTTGTGACGGAAGTTCTCTTAGTTAGCGATACCCTATCGTCCGATGAATTGATTACACATTCAGTACGCCACCAAGGAAGTCCAGTAGCTTTGGCGAACCTATTAGTCAACGGCTTCTCCCAgccttcaacctcttctcccgcATGTCGGGAACCAGGGCAATAGTTCAGATACGAGGGCACGGTGGGTTTTCCGCTGATCAGACAGAGCTTGGTCTTGATAGGGCGGTCTCCTATTACGACACAGCATGCCATTAGTAAACTCATGCTCTTTGATCAGGGCTACATCCCTCGCTAGAAGGTGACGGTGAAAATCACCTATAAGTCTCCTTTTGATGTCCTCTGACACGTGGCTGGTTTGCCAATCCTTCACTGACATCTCGGAGGTATCGATCGTCCCTTGCGACTGCTCAGTCGGCGGGGCAAAAGTTGAAGGAGTCGCTTGTCGAGCTGTACTATCATGAGCACTGTTCGAACTCACTTCTGAAGCGAAGTTAGTATTAGTCCCCGCATTGTGTGTATCGTCCTCTGAAGGAAGAGCTGTGGTATCGCTAAACAGTTTGAGCTCCTTCAGATACGCTTGCCTCCGTGCAATGGAATCGACATCCCACTCGATATCGCTATAATTGGTGATAATATGGTCAGCATCTTCCTTGCCACCCTTCGGCATCGTGAAGCTGCGAGTCAGAGAAGTCAGAACTAATCAAACGCAATCAGCGCTGCGTGGGGCTATCAAGACTGTCGCAGTGGAAGGCAGGTAATGGTTTGCGATAGGCAGAAGAAGGTCCGATGGCTGCATGAGGAGTAGCACGAGAGCTACCGTCGGCGATACAAGACTAATGCACTGCCTTTTGTAGGCGGTTTCTGGCCTCTGACCAATACAAAGGATCACCGTCATGCATATGAAAGGATAAGGGGCTGTAggcttcatcatcatcgtcactgACGTATGGAGGTTCATATTTCAGGAAGGTTCATACCAAGCTCGCACGAGTTAATCCTTTGTAACAATAACGCTAGAATACGTGCAGTACGGCAGGCGTCTCAGACCTCCATAGCTGCATAAGATGCGGATCGAGAATGACTCGAACACTGCGTGCGTGTTTTGAGTATTTATGTCCTGCGACGACCTTTGGCTTGCGCTTCCCTGGTGCCATAGTTCCTCTTGTAATTCGCGTGCTTCTGCCGAATATTCTCAGTCCGACGTGAAGTGACTATGTCGACTATGTCGGG is a genomic window containing:
- a CDS encoding 60S ribosomal protein eL22 translates to MFTHAQPKAPAASKTAAAGKPLHKFYVDASVPVNDNVFDLAAFEKFLHDRIKVEGKAGQLGDKITIAKEGNKLVLTSSIPFSKRYLKYLTKKHLKKNSFENFLRVVATAKDTYSLRYFKVDQDEVEDEE